CATGTCTTCAAAAGGATCCTCATCGTTGCTACCATCATCCTCATCCTCTGACAATTCTTCAGGATAATCAAAAAGTGGATTGTCTTCCGCTGCATGTTATGAGATGGAAAAGTTAAGCTAACTAGAATAACCAAGGACCTCAATTCTCTCACTGATCAAATATGTCAGCAAAATGATTGTACGATTACCATTTGAATCATCTGTTTCATAGGGGTAGTCATCATCATAGCATTCATCTTCGTCATCATCCACTTGTAACCTAACACTCAAAGATTGTTTAGAAGACACTCTTAGGGGAATGGAACAGAGGTGCCCCTTGCGATTCGTATTTACCGTGGATATGAAGCTGCTGACATATCCTCCATGTTTGTATCATCCACCTCCTTGACAGTATAGATGTCATAAACTTCTGAATCTGCTCATCAGAAAATTTATACTCATCAAAACCAGCGCTGGAGCTAAACTGTTCACCTTAACTATTTCAGCGTCAGCACTATTACAGGTTGAAATTCTTTTGTTACTAATGAAAGCAGCAAGAAAGTATCCACTACTGTTGAGATCATCTCAAGGCAAGAAGCTGGCATACCTTCTGATTGCGCCAATGAAATAATATCTGACTCGATTTCCACAGCAGCTGATGGCAAGTACTCCCGTATAAGTGGAAGAAAGTTGCATAGAACAGCACCCTCTTCGAAAGAAGTGATCCTGCTGGGACTACAGTGAGACAAATTACAATAGTACAACTCCAAATTAAAAGAACTGGTAAATAGTTAGAAAGCAACACTTGCCGTGGTTCTGCTGGATTCTTCTCTTCATCCGGATCTACTTGGACAGCATCATAAAGATGGCATATTTCTCTCAGTGATTCATCAGCTTCATCCTTTTCTCCTTTCCGACTCTTCCATATTTGTGCAAAGCGGGCATTTCTTCCCAAATCCTGTATGGTCAATGAACAAAACCATGCATAAGAATGCCCAAAGCAGAGCACCATGCAGTTTAAGAAAATAAAGTACTTGATCGCAGTTTTCTAGTTTCAGGAAAACTAAGGAATAGCACGGCTTCATGAAACTGACACATATAAAGAAACACGCAAAGGCCCATGCTACAGCAACTCCAGGGACTAGCCCTACTTAGCTAAAAGAGAATAAATTAGTACAAATAGGTCCTTGAGAATT
The nucleotide sequence above comes from Panicum virgatum strain AP13 chromosome 3K, P.virgatum_v5, whole genome shotgun sequence. Encoded proteins:
- the LOC120696521 gene encoding RNA-directed DNA methylation 4-like isoform X1, which encodes MAAAAAPAGEASTSEPAAAREKPIVVRVKRKPSQTRPDAFWLDINERPSKKAMLDFSSLSISEPSSSSSSAKASEEQPRVKKLLVQHIETVHHSRAVEDVLHSLLLADSDTKEIKSKTKEWNDRIKQDKKPDQLRSAARQRHEDLGRNARFAQIWKSRKGEKDEADESLREICHLYDAVQVDPDEEKNPAEPRPSRITSFEEGAVLCNFLPLIREYLPSAAVEIESDIISLAQSEDSEVYDIYTVKEVDDTNMEDMSAASYPRLQVDDDEDECYDDDYPYETDDSNAEDNPLFDYPEELSEDEDDGSNDEDPFEDMEGSGSEYEKEEVEVEADKQW
- the LOC120696521 gene encoding RNA-directed DNA methylation 4-like isoform X2 yields the protein MAAAAAPAGEASTSEPAAAREKPIVVRVKRKPSQTRPDAFWLDINERPSKKAMLDFSSLSISEPSSSSSSAKASEEQPRVKKLLVQHIETVHHSRAVEDVLHSLLLADSDTKEIKSKTKEWNDRIKQDKKPDQLRSAARQRHEDLGRNARFAQIWKSRKGEKDEADESLREICHLYDAVQVDPDEEKNPAEPRITSFEEGAVLCNFLPLIREYLPSAAVEIESDIISLAQSEDSEVYDIYTVKEVDDTNMEDMSAASYPRLQVDDDEDECYDDDYPYETDDSNAEDNPLFDYPEELSEDEDDGSNDEDPFEDMEGSGSEYEKEEVEVEADKQW